ATAACAGCAATGCGCGCTGGTGGTACCGAATTTTTATCCCCTGTCGAGCCGATTAACGCGGCTCGAATTTCGGCTTGCAAACCGGCTTCCAATACCGCATCCCACACATACGATAGTCGGCGGCAGACTTGTTGCACGCTGAGCATTTGCAACAAATCCGCACTGGCGATTCGTGCCAATTCGGCACGACGAAGGGACCTAGCAACTGCAATAGCAGCATCCGGATCATCGTGACGCGCCGCAGCTGCCACGATAGATTTTGTCACGCGGTCTTCGGAAGTTTCTAGAAGTTTCGGACGCGTGGCGCCGTCGCCAAGCTGTTTCACAATATCCGGCGCGGAGATAATCAAATCGGCGGTGTACGGAGAATTACCCAAAATCCGCATGAGACGCTGGCCGACGACTCCCTCATCGCGCAGCATCCGCAAAAACCACCTGCGATCATAGGCTGCCTCAGAAAGCTTGCGATAGTTCAAAAGGCCCGCATCAGGTTCTGCAGTCTCAGAGAGCCACTCCATAAGCGTGGGCAAAAGCATCGCTTGAATTTTGGCCTTTCGGCTGCCGCCTGCCGCTAATGCATGAAGGTGGTCCATGGCACGGTCTGGGAAAACATAGCCCAACGCAGCGAGCTGAAGCTTTGCAGCTGCTGGCGAAAGCTTCAAGGTTCCCACCGAAATATTGACGACGGAATCGAGCAATGGCCGGTAGAACAGCTTTCGGTGCAAGCTCGATATATGAAGGCGCGCAGTTTTCAACGTCGCATTCATCTCATCGGTAGCACTCGCCAATTTGGAGGTTTTAAACCCTGCTGCTCGCGCCAGCCAACGCAGTTGCTTGGTTTTCGTTGCCTCCGGCATCGTGTGGGTGCGCTTTACCTTTTGCAGCTGCAAGCGGTGTTCCAGCAATCGAAGAAACTCATAGGCACGAATAAGCTCAGCACCGTCTTCGCGTCCAACGTATCCGCCCTCAATAAGCGCGTTAAGAGCGTCAATCGTCGAAAGCGTACGCAAGGATTCATCGGATCGCCCATGAACAAGCTGCAGAAGCTGCACTGCGAATTCCACATCGCGCAGCCCTCCCTCGCCGAGTTTAAGTTCGAGGTTTTTCAGTTTGGCTGGAACGTTTTCCAACACCCGGCGCCGCATGCGCTGCACGTTGTCTACAAAAGACTCACGCTGGCTTGCTTCCCACACCATCGGCTGGATTTTCTCGCTATACGCTTGACCTAACGGCATGTAGCCGGTCATGGGACGGTGTTTGAGCAAGGCTTGAAACTCCCATGTTTCAGCCCATCTCTTGTAATACACAACATGCGAGTCGAGAGTGCGTACCAGCACCCCATGCTTGCCTTCTGGGCGAAGCGCTGCATCGACCTCGAAGAAACACGCACAACCAATGCGAATAAACTCTCCCGCTAGCCGAATAGCTTTAGGAGTTACCGGCTCAGCAGCAAAGATGACATCCACATCCGAAATGTAATTAAGTTCCTGAGCACCGCATTTACCCATCGCCATGATGGCCAGATGCGTGTCCACTTCACCTTCTGGATACACATGCGCCACGGCGACGGCCAGTGCCGCCGTCAACGCAGCATCAGCCAGATCAGCTAGCGCCTTGGTCACAGTAACAAATGGAACCTCCGGTAATCCGGTGCGATGAATGTCTTCAGGATAGGTGCCGGCAAGATCAGCTGCTGCAATCCTCAGCAACAACGAGCGATAGGTTGTTTTTAGTGCAACTTCTGCACGATCCCCAGTAAGTTCAGCACGGTACGTACCAGGCGTAGATAAATCAGTGTTCGCGGTATCGTCCGCACTGAGATCAGCACCAAAGGAAAATTCCGAATCTGAGTCCGAGCCCTGCGGTTGCTGGGACTCTACAGAGAAACGTGCAGGTGCGGCACCGACGGAACCGAGCATGAGCCGAAACATCTCCTGCCTCGTCGGCATCGGCCGTTGCAATTCCGGCCATGTATGCGGATGCGCCACAATGTGGTCACCCAGCGCCGAGGATGCTCCAAGGAGAGAAAACAGTTTTACTCGTAGCTCGGGGTCAGTGCGAAGTGCATTATGTAGTTGCCCTTGCTGTTGTTCCCCCAATGCTTCCATCAATCGGATGAGGGTGTTTAGTGCTAAGTCCGGATCCGCAGTTCCGCTGAGGTGCCACAGGATATCGACGGCTTGTTCTGGGGCGTCGACTGCTTTGTCTGGATCATTGGAATGCCACCCTAACCAGCACAGATCTTTTTCTGCGTTGGCGTTGCTAAAGCCCAAGGCTCCGATAGATGGAAGTGTTTTTCGCATGTGGTGGTACTCCGAGTTTTGTCACCGATGAAAACGAGCGTGGCAATGTATTAATTGTCGAGGTTATGGCGCAATTCCCATGGGGTAATTTGCTGTTGGTAGTCGTGCCATTCGCGCCATTTGTTACGAAGGAAGTATTCAAAGACGTGCTCGCCAAGAATATCGGCTACTAATTCGCTGCGCTCCATTTCGCGTAGCGCTTGATCCAGACTGGTTGGTAGGTCTTTGTATCCCATGGCGAGGCGCTCGCGGCGTGTGAGGGAGCTGATGTCTTCTTCGGCCGCGTCTGGGATCTCATAGCCTTCGCGGATACCTTTAAGACCTGCGCCTAGCAACACAGAAAATGCCAAATATGGGTTGCAGGCGGAATCAGGTGAGCGTACTTCCACGCGACGCGACTCTGCTTTGGCTAGCCGGTAGGTAGGAACGCGAATGAGTGCTGACCGGTTCGAGGCACCCCATGTTGCTGCAGTTGGCGCTTCGTTGCCAAAAAGGATGCGCTTGTAGGAGTTGGTCCACTGGTTGGTCACAGCGGAGATCTCATTGGCGTGGTGAATAATGCCCGCGATGAATCGTTTTGCGGTCACGGACAGCCCGTATTCATCGTCTGGGTCATGGAATGCATTGATGTCACCTTCGAACAAGGACATGTGCGTGTGCATCGCGGATCCAGCGTGATCTCTAAATGGTTTGGGCATGAAGGTTGCACCAATGTTGTTGTCGATAGCGACTTGTTTCATCAGATGTTTAAAGGTGATGATCGAGTCCGCCATGGTCAAAACATCGGCGTGCCGCAAGTCGATCTCCTGCTGTCCCGGCGCGGTTTCGTGGTGGGAGAATTCCACAGGGATTCCCATGCGGTCTAGGGCAAGCATGGCTTCACGACGGAACATGGGGGCGTCGTTTTGGCTTGCTTGATCGAAGTACCCGCCGTTGTCTGTTGGTACTGGCGGCAGGCCGTTCGTGCGAAGATTTTGGACGAGGAAAAATTCGATTTCTGGGGATACGACGCAGTGGAATCCCTCGTCAGCGGCGAGTTGTACTTGTTTGCGAAGTACTTGTCGTGGGTCCGAGTTGGAGGGTTGGCCGTCGGGGTTGAGAATATCGCAGAACATTCGTGCCGAGCGCATCGTGGGGTCAGAGTTGAGGCTCGGCAGCATTTGGAAGGTGGAGGGATCAGGAAGCGCGATGGTGTCTGCTTCTGAGATTCGGGAGAATCCTTCGATCGCGGAGCCGTCGAACCCGATGCCTTCTTCAAAGGCTGATTCGAGCTCTGCGGGGGCGACTGCTACTGATTTGAGAAACCCGAGGATGTCTGTGAACCAAAGTCGGACAAAGCGGACGTCTCGTTCTTCAATTTCTTGTAGCACGAATTCTTGTTGGGAGTTCATATCTCCTACGATACTTTCTGCTTGTGACATCGTGCGGTCGCTCCATTGTTTTCGCAGTATATAGGTTCTTTTGGGTGGGAGTTGCGTGGTTATTTTCAATTTTTGTTATCGCGTGTCATAACAAACTGGTAGAACTCATGTCATGGGATTACAGCGCCAGTTGGAAGTAGAAGCGAAATACTCGGTTGACGCTACGGCAGCGGCGCCGGATATAAGTTCAGTTCCGGGTATCGCTGAAGTGACTACGCCAGAAGTTGTTCGGTTGTCTGCTACGTATTTTGATACGGAGGATTTGCGGCTTTCACGTGCCAAAATTGCGTTACGACGCCGCACCGGTGGTCACGATGAAGGCTGGCATATTAAGGCTTCGACTCCGCAGGGGCGGAGGGAAACGCATGCTCCGTTGAGCGAGGATGTACCGCCTGAGTTGTTACAGGAGGTCCGCGCGATTATACGAAATAGTCCACTGATTGCGGTGGCACGCGTGGATAATGAGCGGCATCTTTCTTTTGCTTCTGACGCCGAAGGCCGTGTGCTTCTTGAGCTTTGCGACGATCACGTGCATTCCGTTTCGTATCTGGAAAAGGGTACGGAGCAGCGGTGGCGTGAGTGGGAAATCGAGGCTACGGCTTGTGCGCAACAATTAGGCCAAGCAAATAGTTTATTAGAGGCTGCCGACTCGGTGGTTCGTGCGCAAGGCGCGACAGATCCGCAGAACGGCTCCAAATTACAAAGTGCATTAGGAGACTCGGCGTTATATGCTCCGTTGCCTCCTCAACCTGCAGTTGTTGATTCTTCAAGCCCTGCATTCCCGGTACTGGCTTCTTTGCAACGTGATAGTGCTGCGCTTATTCAATGGGACCCCCGTGTTCGTCGTGATGAGCCCGATGCGGTTCATCAAATGCGTGTGATAACCCGCCAGTTGCGCAGTAATCTGCACACTTTTAGAGAGTTTTTTGCTCCGCATTCCACAGAAAATCTAGAAGCCAAACTGAAAGAGTTGGCAGCCGTTCTTGGGAATGCGCGAGATTGCGAAGTAGTCCAAGCTCGATTCCGGTTCATTGCCGATGATCTTGCTGCTTCGTTATTGGATGAATCAACGAGATCTTTCCTCCATCATGGTTTAGATGCTGACTATGCCAAAGCGCATCGCAGGATTAATTTAGCGCTCAATGATCAACGCTATTTTGATCTTTTAAACGACGTCGATAGCTTCCTAGCTCATCCTCCGCTAGTCGCTTGTACCAAGAGCACCGATTCGAGTTTTCCTGCATTAGTGGACAGCCTTGATGAGGCTTATGCAACAATGCACCGCCGATATTCCAAGGCCGCTCCGTGCTACAAAGATGTGGAAAAATCCTTGCCTGAATACGAGGAAGCATTCCATGATCTGCGTAAATCTGTTAAAAAATTCCGCTATGCTATCGAGGCGATTGGCGCCTCTACCCCATTAGCAACAAAGAAACTTGTTCGCGCTTGTAAAAAACTACAAACAGACCTCGGTGAGTTCCAAGACACTGCGACGTCTCGGGTGATGATCCATAAGGCAGCACGCAATGCCGAGCTACGTGGAGTATCTAGCTTCGGGCTCGGCATCGTCTACTCATATGAGTATCAACGCGCTCTGGTTCATCTGCGTGCAGCTAAGAAAAGCTACAAAGAAGTGGACCAAGAGTATAAGAACCTTCAAAAGAAAGTCAGTAAACAGCTCAAGAAAGGCAAGAAAAAGAAGAAGTGATCGGGTGATTTAATCCCACTCGTCGTCTTTTTCGTCCTCCGTATCTGCGGCTTTATTGCGTGCTTCAGCTATGTCGAGAGCATGTCGGGCTTCTTCTGCGGAGGCGTATGGGCCCATCCGATTGCTAAAGCTTGATGCTTTTCCTCGTTCAACTTCTCCGGTTTCGATGTTAAAAAACCATTGGGTATCTGTGTTGGACATAGCGCATATCCTCCTACGTGGTGATGGTAAGTTCTTTCTGCCAGAATGCCAGCACTGTGTCGTATCTCGCTACCCCAGTGCGCACCGAAGTGCTGAAAGCACTAGAGTATTCACAGCACATCTGTGCGCTTAGATCTTGTTCACGTTTTATAAGGAGCTCCCGCGCAATGTTTAAGAGGCAACACACCGACGCCGACGTTCTCGAGCACGCTGTGTCTGCTTCTGCTCCAGCGACGTGGCCGTTGATTGGTGAACATACCGATCATGCTGGTGGCGTTGTATTGATGAGCACTGCCCAGTTGCGTACTCGTGTTGAGGCCACCACTCGTGCAGACGATATTGTGGCGGTAGATTACTGCAGCGCCGATCCCGACATGCCAGTCCAGCAGTCCACTATCTCGTTGAGTGATGTTTTCGAATGGCAAAACAGCCTCAGCGGTGATCACGAACCTTTGGAATCGCCAAGTGATCCTAGCCCTGCGCTCACTGTGGCTGTGCTGATTTACTATATGGTGCATCGCCAATTGTTATCCCGTGATACCCACGGTTTTAATGTAACCGTAACCAACGCGATTCCTGAAGATGCAGGTTTGGGAGATCAAGAGGCTCTTATCATGGCTGCCGCATTGGCATTTGCTCATGACTATGAGGATGTTCATACCGCCCCCATCAAAGCAAAGTTTGCAGATGTGTGTTTCCAAGCGTCTCAAGCGGCAACCGGTAGGCCACACGTACGTGCCCGCTTCGATTCCGCGCTTCGTGGTTTGGCAAGCGACCTCAACATTGTTGATTATTCCGATGGTTCGGTCACTCATTTCCCGCACCCACTCAATACCCAATCAGACTATGCGGCGTTTGTTGTCATCCCTCCTGTGACCGCGGAACAAACCGCAGAAGTGGAACGTCGACAAACATTTATCACTGCGGCCGAAAAAGCCTTCGGTGCTGACTCCCTCCGCGCTCTTCCCGAAGCTCGAGAACGCGTCATCGAATGGCTTCAGGCGGTTCATGAAGTCTGTGGAACCGACAATGTTCCCACGATCACTGAAGCTGCCAACTGGTTGGAGTTTATGGAAACCGAAACTCAAGCAGCAATCAACGCAGCTCAAGCAATCAAATCGCGCCGCCACGCGGCCTGCTTCGACATCGTTTCGGAATCACAGCGCAATCTTGAAAGCCTCTATGCCATCACCTCAACCGATGCCATGCTTAGCCAGCTCTGTCTTTCTCGCGGAGCAGTCAGCGCCCGCAGCACCGAGGCCGGAATTTGTTGTGCTGTCGCTGCAATCGTACCGCTACACCATGCCGAAAACTTTGCTGCGGATTTACGGGCAGACGGCCTCAACGTCGTTGAACTGCAATCCGGCCATGCCGCTGACATCAACGGCGAAATAATTTAGCAGCCTAGTCTGCAGGCCATGCGCACCGCACGCTACGGGTACTGGGATCTGCTTCGATCACAGTAACGTCGACTTGTTTTCCCCGTGGCGCAGCGCCTACGCATGCAGCGATCACAGGTGGGTTTTCTATAAAAACTCGGCAGGAATTATTTTTCTGGCTGCTATCGATCACGACCGCCGAAAAATTGTGTCCTACCCATGGCTGCAAAACAGTTGCTTCTGTAAGATCCAGGCATGCTCGATCCACAGTACTAGCAGTCACGCTGCTGGAGCGCATGGTTTGCACAACTGCATCAAGATTTCTGGTTACCCATTCTGGGACGGGCGTGTTGTTAGAAATCGACAGACAGATCTCGGTGGCATAGCGGTCGATCAAACGCCGCAATGGTGCGGTGACATGTGTGTAGTAGCCGCCTACTCCGGCATGTTGATGCGCTGGCCCTTCTCCCACAATTTCGTAGTCTGCACCACGAAGTAGTTTTTGGGCCTCTCGCATGAGTGCTAAGAACCGTGGTTCGCTCATATCGACCTCATTGAGATCACAATCCGCTGGGTAGCCCAAGGAAACTGCAGCCGAGCGGAAGGCGTCAAGAGCTGATTGTTCAGGGGCATCAAGAGTGCGCAATACTCCATTTGCGGCGGCGACCATCATTTCTGCAGCACACATTCCAGCAAGCAACGAGAGCTCAGAGTTGTAGTCCATACTGCTCAGCCGCTCTTCGATATCGAGTTCTGCTGCGCCGTCTCGAATTTCCACTGTTTGGCTGGGCATTCGCAAATTGATCGCTTGCGCACGGCTTTTCGTAGCAGCACGGAGTCGACCAACCTCAGGAAGCAACGCAATAGAGGGGTGCAGCGTACCGGCAGCGATACCGCGTTCTACTTCTTGATAGTTCAATCGCTGCACGCTGTGGATAAGGCAGCGCGCAACCTCAACGCCTACGACTTCGCCGGCATGGTCAAGATTGATCGTCCACACGACCGCTGGACGGTCGCAGTCTGGTAGCAAACTCGCACGGTCTTCGGATAGTTCGGCAGGGTGCAGCCGAGCAGGCTTATCGGGAAGATAAATTGTTTGTCCTCTACGCAAGGATTCGTCTGCCACCGCGCGAGGTGCATCAAATTCTACGAAAGCAGCAACGTCAGCAATCGCATAATAGACGGTGTAGCCATCGTTACGGTTCGTGATCACTACTGCCTGATCCAGATCCATGGAACCGGCAGGATCGATGGTGACAAACTCGTAGTCGCGCATGTCGATGCGTTGACCCGCGAATTGATCGTCGAGTTCGCGGGCTACAGAAATCACATCACTGGGAAATTCAGTACTGATATGAAATTCTTCGGCGATAGTGGAGAAATCCAAGGGGTGCGCATAGAGTTTCATTTCACCATTTTGCCACGAAATCTAGTTCAGCCACACCAGAAGCACTATAAGGATGCCTGGAGAAAATAGTGCAGCCATGGCGATGCTGCCCAGCACCGCAACTGCCATGACAAAAACGAAAAGCCAAGCGGCATAGTACTGAAAAGACATCGATGCCAAGAGAGCACAAAAGACAGTGGTCAATACGACAAGGAGGAAAGCCCGCACCCACGGTAGCGCCACTTCTCGAGAGGACTTATCGCGTAACGTTTGCCCTGCACCATAACGCTGAAATGCCATATCCCCCATTGAATGCCAAGAAGCAGTACTCCCGGAACAGCGAAAACCAAGAGATACGATCCCCATGATTTAGGCTGAAATCCATCAGGTTGCCCGTTGGCTCCGAAATGAACCGGCATGGGATCTGACACAAAGCCGTATCTGCCAATAGCAATACTGATAACGATGAGGGTTATCAACGTTGCTGCCATGTCCCCCAGAGTATAAAAACGAATGAGCCAGCCTATAAGCCGGATTCTGTACTCACCCCCGACAAGCGGAGATCAGCGGCGATCATCCATCTGGACGAAACCATCGCTGGCCGCCTCAAGCAGCTACCCACGAACTCAGGCGAGCAGCCTTCAAGCGTTCGTGCAGACATACCGTTGTAGCAACGGTACGCCCTAATGCCTTGCTCCCAGTGGGGTTTACCTAGCCGAGATAGTCGCCTACCTCGCTGGTGCGCTCTTACCGCACCGTTTCACCCTTACCTAGAAAATCCTAGGCGGTTTACTTTCTGTTGCACTTGCCCGCGGGTCACCCCGGGTTGTTGTTAACAATCACCGCGCTCTGTGGAGTCCGGACTTTCCTCGTCCTTGCGCCATCATGTTCATCGCATGTGGTACGCAAAGTCGCGATCGCCCAGCCGGCTCATTCGCGCGGTTTACTCTACCCCCATCGCACGCTTAGGCGCTACTTCTTCATTGTGAGCAGGGCGCCAGCGATAGCAAACAGCCACGAATCCTTAGCTAGCGGCAGACCGCTTTGCGACGGACGAATGCCATCTTTTTCCGTGTTGGATTCTTCGCCGAAGTACATGCTCAACAGACCCGAGGAGAAGGTGCCCAACATTAATCCAGCTAGTTTGTTGGGAACGACTGGAAGGAGCAATGAGGCGCCAATGCCAATCTCGGAAGCAGAAATAACCTTGGCGAACAGCTGTGGATCGATGTTTTTTACAGCAGGGATACCGCTGACTGCCATACCGTGGATGTATTCTGCGCCTTCTTTTGGCAAATTCATCTTGCCAATGCCGGTGTTGAGAATAAAGGCACCCGCAATGCCTCGAAGGAACATGCTTGCAATCTTGTTGTCAGCCATGATGACAACCTTTCACGTTTTCTAGGAAGTTGGTTGGTTGCCATAATACTCAACCATGTTGACTTGTCAACATGGTTGAGTTCTTTTTTATCGCCTACCCGTAGAGATAATGCGTATCGTTCACACTTCGCACGCATGTCGGTCCATCGGAATAAAACTCAGCGACCGAAATCGACGCCAAATCCAAATGCATACGATGAAACATCGAGGCCGAGGCGTCCAAGGCTTGACGCAAAATGGATTTAATCGGCGTCACATGACTGACTACTACAATGGTTTTACCAGCATATTCGCGTTCTAATTCTTCACGAACTTTCTTCACCCTACGGTGCACCTGCTGTAAAGATTCTCCACCAGGTGGTGCGGTCCGCGGATCATCTAACCACGCACTATGAAGTTCTGGATCAGTCTCGTGCGCTTGAGAAAACGACAGTCCATCCCACTGACCAAAATCCATTTCAATCAGGCCATCAACAGTACGCACTGGCATACCACCCAATTGTTGAGAGACTTCATGCGCGGTCTGCTGGCAGCGTTGCAAAGGCGACGCCACGATCGCATCGATTCCACCACGATGGCCGATAAACGCCGCAGCCCGACGCGCCTGTTCAAGGCCAACGCTGGTGAGCTCGGGGTTACTTCTGCCGCTATATTGGCGAGCCGCCGACATCGCCGTTTGACCGTGGCGAAGCAAAACGAATCGCGTCGCCTGCGTGGTCGCACCATTCCACACCGCAGGAGATGTTCCGGTTTCAACGGTCTTTTCTTCGGGAGAGCTCTCCGCCACAGGTTCTTCTTTATCAAGGAAACCAACCTCGGCACCCTCAGCAAGAGCATCCATAGCCTCATTAGCAAGAGCGTCCGCACGAGAATTCTCGCTACGCGGAATCCACTCATAGCTTACGGAGCCTATCGAGGAAGCGATCTTTTTACATTCCAGCGCCAGCTCTTTCATGTCTGGGTGCTTGATCTTCCAACGCCCCGACATTTGCTCAACCACCAGCTTGGAATCCATCCGCACTGCTACTTCGGTGGCTCCGAGCTCCGCTGCTCCACGCAACCCATTAAGTAGACCGTGATACTCCGCTACGTTATTAGTGGCTTTACCCACAACGTAAGCGTATTCCTTAAGAACTTGGGAGCGATCGGCATTGTAGATAAGCGTGCCAGATCCAGCGATTCCGGGGTTTCCTCGGGAACCGCCGTCTGCCTCGATAATGACCTTCATTAATCTCCTTGACGTACCAAGTAGCTTCCGCAGTCTGGGCATTGTGGCAACAGGTTCATCGGTGCACGTCGAATAATGGCAATATCTGCCGGCGGCAAGATGATAAAGCACCCACCACAGCTGCGGTTATTAAACGAGGCTACGCCAACTTCGTTTTCATCGCGCTGTTCATCAAATTGAGCTACCACGTCGCTTGGCAATTCCAAGCGAAGAGCTTCAATGCGCTCATGTCGATCAACGGCGGTAGTATCCTCGCCCAAGGCATCCACGGCAGCACGGGCTTTGTCGATAAGCACCTCAGTATCAGCGACACGTTGCTGGTTAAGATCGCGGTTGTTACGCAACGCATGGATCTCATTGTGCGCTTCTTGCAATTCGCTCATGAGATCCGCAATACGCGACTTAGCAGCATAAATGTCGTGCTTGATGTCGCGTCGTTTTTCTTCATCCACTTCCGCGGTGAGCTGGCGCTTACCTTCTGCTTCACGACGCCGCAATTTGCGCTCGTCTTCTTGAACACGACGGATCTCAAGCTCCATGTCATCAACGGCAACGTTGGCTGCTGTAAGCGCACGTCGATTACCCTCTTGCTCTACAAGCAGTCGATCGAGCTCCTTGCGCTCATCGCTGACCTTGGGAGCTACCCCCGAGTTCTCGGCCCGCGTGAGCGTTGCAAGCTCCAGCAAAAGGGGTTGTAGGTGGCGATCCAGCTTCATCAGACTTCCTCATCTTCACGTAATCGTGCGGGCCTCATTGTTGAGTTTTCCTGTTGCATACTAGTCCCACCCACGTGGTTTAACGAAGTTGCGGATGCGTAGAAATATTCCATGGATCCGTGCGAAGAGTAGCAACTTCGACATCGAGCTGCGCAAACTCGTGAGCAAGAAGTTCTTGAACTTGATAAGTCCACGGGAACTCGCTCGCCCAGTGCGCAGTATCGATAAGCAACGGACCATGCGCACGTCGCGACTCATCAGCAGGATGGTGGCGTAGATCGGATGTGACATAGACGTCAACACCCAACGCTGCTACCGCATCGAGAAAAGAATCGCCAGAGCCAGAAGACACTGCAACCGTTTGCACCATCTGCTCGGGATCGCCCGCAGCCCTGATACCCCATGATGTCTCCGGAAGCGCATTGGCCACCTGCTGCACAAAATCACCAAAACGCATTGGCTCAGGCAAGAACCCTACACGACCGAGCCCTTCAGCTGTGTCGAGATCTTGAGTAGGCTGCATACTCACCACATCAAATGCTGGTTCTTCATAGGGATGAGCAGTGCGGATAGCGTCGATAAGCTTGCTTCGTAGGCGTGCTGGTGCAACAAACTCCACGCGTAGTTCCTCCGTGCGTTCGAGTTGTCCGCACTGCCCAACGGCAGGTTCTGCATCTTGGTTGGGAAGAAATTGCCCAGTTCCTTTCCACTCAAAACTGCACTGGGAATAATCCCCAATAGCGCCTGCCCCTACCTCAAACACCGCATCTTTTACGCGCTGCACAGCAGATTCCGGCACATAAATTCCCCATTTATCAAGCCCTTTGAGAATGGGTTTAACAGGTCGACCTGGGGTAATCCCCACGAGCTCAGCTAGCTTGTCATTAACACCAGGACGTGCAGAATCGGCATTGGTGTGTGCAGCAAACAGCGCCACTCCGCCAGTAATCAGCGTATGAATAACTTTGCCTTTAGGTGTGTCAGCTGCAACAGAGCTGACACCGCGCAACAGCAAAGGGTGATGCACGATCAACATGTCGGCACCTATCTCTACTGCTTTGTCCGCAACGTCTTGGGTGCAG
The sequence above is drawn from the Corynebacterium rouxii genome and encodes:
- a CDS encoding galactokinase family protein translates to MFKRQHTDADVLEHAVSASAPATWPLIGEHTDHAGGVVLMSTAQLRTRVEATTRADDIVAVDYCSADPDMPVQQSTISLSDVFEWQNSLSGDHEPLESPSDPSPALTVAVLIYYMVHRQLLSRDTHGFNVTVTNAIPEDAGLGDQEALIMAAALAFAHDYEDVHTAPIKAKFADVCFQASQAATGRPHVRARFDSALRGLASDLNIVDYSDGSVTHFPHPLNTQSDYAAFVVIPPVTAEQTAEVERRQTFITAAEKAFGADSLRALPEARERVIEWLQAVHEVCGTDNVPTITEAANWLEFMETETQAAINAAQAIKSRRHAACFDIVSESQRNLESLYAITSTDAMLSQLCLSRGAVSARSTEAGICCAVAAIVPLHHAENFAADLRADGLNVVELQSGHAADINGEII
- a CDS encoding glutamine synthetase family protein, which encodes MNSQQEFVLQEIEERDVRFVRLWFTDILGFLKSVAVAPAELESAFEEGIGFDGSAIEGFSRISEADTIALPDPSTFQMLPSLNSDPTMRSARMFCDILNPDGQPSNSDPRQVLRKQVQLAADEGFHCVVSPEIEFFLVQNLRTNGLPPVPTDNGGYFDQASQNDAPMFRREAMLALDRMGIPVEFSHHETAPGQQEIDLRHADVLTMADSIITFKHLMKQVAIDNNIGATFMPKPFRDHAGSAMHTHMSLFEGDINAFHDPDDEYGLSVTAKRFIAGIIHHANEISAVTNQWTNSYKRILFGNEAPTAATWGASNRSALIRVPTYRLAKAESRRVEVRSPDSACNPYLAFSVLLGAGLKGIREGYEIPDAAEEDISSLTRRERLAMGYKDLPTSLDQALREMERSELVADILGEHVFEYFLRNKWREWHDYQQQITPWELRHNLDN
- a CDS encoding bifunctional [glutamine synthetase] adenylyltransferase/[glutamine synthetase]-adenylyl-L-tyrosine phosphorylase produces the protein MRKTLPSIGALGFSNANAEKDLCWLGWHSNDPDKAVDAPEQAVDILWHLSGTADPDLALNTLIRLMEALGEQQQGQLHNALRTDPELRVKLFSLLGASSALGDHIVAHPHTWPELQRPMPTRQEMFRLMLGSVGAAPARFSVESQQPQGSDSDSEFSFGADLSADDTANTDLSTPGTYRAELTGDRAEVALKTTYRSLLLRIAAADLAGTYPEDIHRTGLPEVPFVTVTKALADLADAALTAALAVAVAHVYPEGEVDTHLAIMAMGKCGAQELNYISDVDVIFAAEPVTPKAIRLAGEFIRIGCACFFEVDAALRPEGKHGVLVRTLDSHVVYYKRWAETWEFQALLKHRPMTGYMPLGQAYSEKIQPMVWEASQRESFVDNVQRMRRRVLENVPAKLKNLELKLGEGGLRDVEFAVQLLQLVHGRSDESLRTLSTIDALNALIEGGYVGREDGAELIRAYEFLRLLEHRLQLQKVKRTHTMPEATKTKQLRWLARAAGFKTSKLASATDEMNATLKTARLHISSLHRKLFYRPLLDSVVNISVGTLKLSPAAAKLQLAALGYVFPDRAMDHLHALAAGGSRKAKIQAMLLPTLMEWLSETAEPDAGLLNYRKLSEAAYDRRWFLRMLRDEGVVGQRLMRILGNSPYTADLIISAPDIVKQLGDGATRPKLLETSEDRVTKSIVAAAARHDDPDAAIAVARSLRRAELARIASADLLQMLSVQQVCRRLSYVWDAVLEAGLQAEIRAALIGSTGDKNSVPPARIAVIGMGRLGGSELGYGSDADVMFVCEPNEGVSDEAAVKWAIGVCDSMRSRLAKPSGDPPLDVDLGLRPEGRSGAVVRTLESYKQYYERWGEVWEIQALLRADFIAGDPELGARFLEMIESLRYPESGVSQKVIREVRRMKARVDNERLPRGADRNTHTKLGRGALTDVEWTVQLLTMMHAHEFPDLHNPSTLDSLDVIEKHAVIEPEKVEVLRQAWLTATRARNAIVLVRGKRVDQLPQQGTQLAAVAGAAGWEPSDSQQYLDHYLKVTRRARQVVEEVFWGVDSIEHDYS
- a CDS encoding CYTH and CHAD domain-containing protein, coding for MGLQRQLEVEAKYSVDATAAAPDISSVPGIAEVTTPEVVRLSATYFDTEDLRLSRAKIALRRRTGGHDEGWHIKASTPQGRRETHAPLSEDVPPELLQEVRAIIRNSPLIAVARVDNERHLSFASDAEGRVLLELCDDHVHSVSYLEKGTEQRWREWEIEATACAQQLGQANSLLEAADSVVRAQGATDPQNGSKLQSALGDSALYAPLPPQPAVVDSSSPAFPVLASLQRDSAALIQWDPRVRRDEPDAVHQMRVITRQLRSNLHTFREFFAPHSTENLEAKLKELAAVLGNARDCEVVQARFRFIADDLAASLLDESTRSFLHHGLDADYAKAHRRINLALNDQRYFDLLNDVDSFLAHPPLVACTKSTDSSFPALVDSLDEAYATMHRRYSKAAPCYKDVEKSLPEYEEAFHDLRKSVKKFRYAIEAIGASTPLATKKLVRACKKLQTDLGEFQDTATSRVMIHKAARNAELRGVSSFGLGIVYSYEYQRALVHLRAAKKSYKEVDQEYKNLQKKVSKQLKKGKKKKK
- a CDS encoding RNB domain-containing ribonuclease, which encodes MKLYAHPLDFSTIAEEFHISTEFPSDVISVARELDDQFAGQRIDMRDYEFVTIDPAGSMDLDQAVVITNRNDGYTVYYAIADVAAFVEFDAPRAVADESLRRGQTIYLPDKPARLHPAELSEDRASLLPDCDRPAVVWTINLDHAGEVVGVEVARCLIHSVQRLNYQEVERGIAAGTLHPSIALLPEVGRLRAATKSRAQAINLRMPSQTVEIRDGAAELDIEERLSSMDYNSELSLLAGMCAAEMMVAAANGVLRTLDAPEQSALDAFRSAAVSLGYPADCDLNEVDMSEPRFLALMREAQKLLRGADYEIVGEGPAHQHAGVGGYYTHVTAPLRRLIDRYATEICLSISNNTPVPEWVTRNLDAVVQTMRSSSVTASTVDRACLDLTEATVLQPWVGHNFSAVVIDSSQKNNSCRVFIENPPVIAACVGAAPRGKQVDVTVIEADPSTRSVRCAWPAD